The following DNA comes from Bacillota bacterium.
ATTCCCGCCGAACTGGCCGAGCGGCACGAGATTGTTGTGGTCCCCCTGAAAGTGATCTTCAGCGACGAGGAGTTCTACCGCGACGGAATCGACCTTGCGCCGGAACAGTTCTTTGCCCGCCTGGCCGAGCTTCCGGCCTCCACTTCTCAGCCGTCCCCGGCGGAGTTCCTGGACGTCTACCGGCCCCTGGCGGAAGAGGGCCGGGAGATCATTTCCATACACATCTCGGCGGCCTTGAGCGGCACCGTGCACTCCGCCCAGGCCGCCCGGGCCCTGCTCCCGGACGCTTCGATCGACGTCATCGACTCGAAGCTTACCAGCATCCCTCTGGGCATGGCGACGCTCGCCACGGCGCGGGCGGCACAGGCTGGCCTCGACCGGTCGGAAATACTCGCGCTGTTGAATTCCATTCTGGAGTCCACCGGCATCTACTTCATGGTGGACACCCTGGAGTACCTGCAGCGGGGCGGTCGCATCGGCCGGGCGCAAGGCCTTCTGGGCACCCTGCTCAACATCAAGCCGTTGTTAACGCTCAAAGACGGCCAGGTCACCCCCTTTGACAAAGTGCGGGGGCGGGCCAAAGGGCTGGAACGCCTGGCGGGTGTGCTGGAGGAGGCGGTGCGCCAGGGGCCGGTTAAGTACGGCGTCACCCACGGGAACACCCCTGAGCTTTTTGCCCAGCTCGGGGAAAAACTAGCCGCGCGCGCGGGGTCCGGCCCCGACCTGTCCTGCCGTGTCGGGGGCGTAATCGGCGCCCACGTCGGACCGAGTGTGATCGGCTTCTCATTCCACCGGGACGTTGGCTGGTAGAGGGGGACAGTCCCTTTGGGGAGAGAGGGACTGTCCCCTTGGGGAGAGGGGGACTGCCCCCTTCGTGGCTCTGCTCCATTTTGTTCTTCCCATTCCGGCTTCTGAATTCTGGCCCTTAGGGTGACTACCCCTTTATGGCTCTGCCCCGTTTTGGTTTTCTCATTCTGAATTCTGGCTTCTGGCTTCTGAATTCTGATCTAGCGTACCCGTGATAAATACGGTGGGTGTTCGATCAGGCGCCGGTACAGGCTTTCCAGTTGGGCCGCCAGCACTCCGGCGGATAGTTCGCGGGCGTTTTTCCGGGCGGCAGCGGCCATTCTCCGGTGCAGCTCATCATCGCTTAAAAGCAGCAGAATTCTTTCGGCGAAGGCCTCCTCGGACAAGCCGGTCAGGAACCCGTCCTCACCGTGGCTGACCATTTCGGCCACGCCGAACGCGTCCACCGCCACGGCCGGTACCCCGGCGGCCTTGGCCTCGCCGATCACCAGCCCCTGTGTTTCAGTCACGGACGCAAACACGAACAGGTCGGCCCCGGCATAACAGCTTGCCACGTCCCGTCCGGCCAGAGGGCCGGTGAACACCGTGCGCTCACCGATACCAAGCGCCCGTGCTAGAAGTTTCAGGTTTCCGGTCTCCGGACCGCCGCCGACCAGCACCAGGCGGACCGGGGTTTTGCGGGGGCCGTCCAGGACCTGCCGGTAGGCCCGCAGCAGGAAATCGATGTTCTTTTCCTGCCCCATGCGGCCCACAAAGAGGAGCACTTTCTCTTCCGCCGCTATCCCGTACCGCTCCCTGAGCCAGCGCGGGTCACCCTGCTGAAAATCCTCGATCTTGATTCCGGTGGGAAGCTTGGTTACGGGCACTTGCACCCCAAGGCCGCGGATATATTCGCCGATCACCCAGGTGGGTACCAGGACCATGTCGCACCGGTTGCAAAACTGTGCCGACAGTTTCTGGGTCATCTTCCGCGTCAGGTTGCGAGCCACCGGGAGGTAGTGCACGTACTGGTCGTACAGGGTGTGGTAGGTGAATACGAGTGGCAGCCCAAGGTCCCGTGCGCACCGGGCTCCCAGCCGGCCGAGCATGAATGGTGAATGCACGTGGATGATGTCCACCTTGAGTTGTTTCAGAGTGCCTTTGAGGCGCAGGGAGATCGGAATCGCGATGTTGTAGCCGGGATTCGTCGGGGACGGTACGGAGTAGAAGCGGAAAATGGACTCCTCCCGGGCGTGCACCTGTCCGTATCGAGGCGCGAAAATATAGACCTGATGGCCCAGGGCGAGCAATTCCTCGCTGAACGTTTCTATGGAGCGCACCACCCCGCTGGTGTAGGGGCGATAGCTGTCGGTGAATACGGCCACTCTCATTTATGGATTCCCCACTTCGCCCTGGTTGTGTTCCAAGCCTTTCCGCTGTTCAATCTTTCTCCACACACCCCCAATATACCCGCCAGGCGCAAACAGGATGCCCCGAGCCCTGCTCCTTCCCGCGTTCGGTTTCGCTCCTGGGAGACCGCTGCAAAACTGCGCCTGGCTTTGTCAGGCTCGCCGTCCGGTGCTCACGTACCACCCAGTACGCTCCGCGCCGTCCGCCTTCGCCTTTCGCGCCATACTTGTTTTTCGCGGTCTCCAAGCGTTTAGAGCAATTTTTGGTTTTGCAACACTCTCCTAGCCGGCGGCAGCCGGGCTGAAGCTCCGGAGGAGGGCCAGCAGGAACCATAACCCTAATAAGGGCACCGCCACCCGCGCGACCCTGAGGTCCAGGAGCTTGGCGCCGCCAATGGAGGCCAGGGCCAGCCCCCAGATCGTGAACGGGTTTACCGCGTTAAGCAACGGGAACCATTTGGCGTCCACGCCTTCGGGCACGAGATAGACCGCACTGACGCTCAGTTGCAGATAATCGGCGCGCTGGGGGTCGGCGAAAAACCGCACCACTGAATCCAGGTAGAGTCCCAGCACGTACGGCACCATTCCGAAAACAACCAGGTTGAACAACAAGCCGAACGTAACCGCGCGCCCCGCGCCGCTCGCTAGAATCCGAAAAAGCAAGACAATCATGAACCAGGTGATGACAGGGCCGAGCAGGGCGTTCGTCGCCGCTACACCCGGCGCTAGGGCGGCAAAGCGGGCCAGTTCATCCGCGGGTACCCCCGGCGGTGGGGCGTGTTCCACCAGCCAGTGGGAGTGCTCTAGTATCTTGTCCCAGATCAGCAGCACAAAAAGCACGTTGGTGGCCAAAAGCAGTGACGCCGCCGTCAGCGCGCGCGGCCGGCGGATGATGTCCTCCAGGGTGCGGACCGGGTTGACAAGCATCCCCACAATCCGGGCCGCCGTGCCCATGGGAGGGATGTCCTCCTTGGCTCCCAGGGGAACAGTCCCCTTACGGTTGTAGGGGGACTGTCCCCTTGGCCCCGAGGGGGACTGTCCCCTTCCGGTTGGCTCCTTGGCCCCTAGGGGGACAGTCCCCTTGGGTCCGAGGGGGACTGTCCCCTTAACAGTCCCCTTTGCCTTATGGTCTTTCCGGTCTTTGCCGCCGCCCGCGGCTTCCCCCGCGCCGCCTCCGCGGCCGGGGCCGGCGGCTCTGCCGCTCCTCTTTTTGCGGGCTCCCCTCGCGGCCATCCTTTTCCCCCTCTATTCGGCGGCGCAGGGCGGGCACAATACGCGCCCGCCTTGATCGGCCGCCCGGTCCTCGAAAACGTATTCGCCGCACCGGCCGCACAACGCCAGGCACTTCACCCGCTGCCGGACCGGGGGCTCCATCCTCACCCTGCGGACTTGAAAGAGTTCGCTCTCCGGCATTTCCATCAGGCGGTCCGAGATATCCTCGCGCTTCCGGGCGAAGGCCCGGCGGTTTTCCTCGCCGGGCTCGTTGAAAGCTTTTTCCTGCATGGCGTGCAATTCCTCCAGCTCCGGGACGGGCGCGGTCAAGGACACCCGAACCGCCTCTCCTCCAGCCTCGCGCCGCGCAAAAGTGTACACGTGCTTCCCGTGGTCGGCGACCACCAGGTTGGCCTTGCCCAGAGTACAACCGGTCACGGCTTGGACGGCGTCCGCGGCGCAGGCCCGGTTCTCGACCACACAAACAAGGTCCGCACCCTGGGCGCCCGCCGGGTCAAGGCCCAACTCCCGCAAGCCGGCCTCGGCGGCCCGGAAGCCGATCACCAATCCCGGACAAACGTGCCCGTGAAACTCAAGGGCCTTTTCCCAGGGACTTTGTACGCACATGTCCTCGTCTCCTCCACTGCAGATATGGTTCTTACCTGTAAGGAGTATTCGGTCCCGTCAGGCCGAATTCCTGCCCGGCCGCCAACACGAAAGGAAGGGCCGCAACCGGCCCTTCTCGACAGTCAGGTTAAGCCACCTGGTCAAAAGCCGTTGTTCAGCACAAATTCCTCGTCGACCGGCTCTCCTTCCCGCCCCAGCGTCAGTTTCCGGTCGGCCGGCGCGGTGTGTTCCTCGAATATCTTTACGGACCCAAACTTGCAGACCTCGACGCAGCGGGCGCAGTAGATGCAAGCGAAGGGTTTGTACAGAATCGTCACGTCGGGGTCCTTTTTGTCCCCGATCTTCTTGATGGCCTGCGCGGGACACACCCGCTCGCACAGGCCGCAGTAGCCGCAGGTGAGAAAATCAACCTCCAGTCTGCCCCGCGTGCCCGGAAAGTACGGCCGCTTTTCAAACGGGTACTTGCGGGTGGCCGGTGAACCGGTCAGGTTTTTCGCGATGTTGGGGATCATCCAGGGCATTTCCACACACCCCCGCTTTGCTATGGGGCGGCTCATCACCGCCGGCCGCTTACCTTTCGGTACAGGACATACACGGGTCGATCGAAAGCACAATCACCGGAACATCGGCGATCTCACAGCCCGGCAGCATGGTCAATAGCGCCGGGATGTTGACGAACGTCGGCGTGCGCACCTTCAGCCGCTCCAGGTGGGAAGTCCCGTCGCCCAGAGCGTAGTAGAAAAGCTCCCCGCGTGGCTGCTCGACGCGGATCGCGGCCTCACCGTTCGGAAAACCCTTCACTTTGACCTTGGTCTCGCCTTCCGGCAGCCGGTCCAGCGCCTTCAACACCAGTTCATAAGCCTGATATGTCTCCCGAACCCGCACCTGGGTCCGGGCGTAGCTGTCGCCGTCCGTCTCCACCATCGGCTCGAACCCCAGTTCGCCGTACGCCGCGTAACCGGTCAAGCGGGCGTCCCAAGCGCCGCCGCTGCCGCGCAGGGTCGGTCCGACCGCGCCCAGCTTCCAAGCCTGGTCCTTGGGCAGCACGCCCCTGCCCACCGTGCGGGACTTAATGGTGTAGTCATGCTTGAAGACCGGAATCACGGCGTCAATCTGAGGCTTTAGGGTTTTGAGCATCTCCCGCATCCGGGCGGCCTGCTCGGCGTCGATGTCGCGCCTTACTCCACCGATCACGCAGGTCGACTGGATCACCCGCTGTCCGGTGGTCATCTCCAACATGTCGAGCACGATCTCGCGGGCCCGCCAGCACTGCATAAACAGGCTCTCAAAGCCGAAGGAGTCGGCCAGGAGCCCGAGCCACAGCAGGTGGCTGTGCAGACGCGAAAGCTCGCTCCAAATCACCCGCAGGTACTCGGCCCGGGGCGGCACCTTCACCTCCATGATCTCCTCGATCGTCTGGCAGTAGGCCATCCCGTGGATGAAGCTGCAAATCCCGCAGATCCGTTCGCACAAAAACACGTTGTTAATGTATGGATTCTTTTCGGCCGCTTTTTCGATGCCCCGGTGCATATAGCCGATCGCCGGCAACACCTCGACGACCCTTTCATCCTCCACGGTCAGCTTCAGCTGAATCGCTTCCGGAAGTACGGGGTGCTGCGGGCCGAACGGAAACGTCATCCTCGGCATAGGTCAGTCTATCCCTCCGTCTCCAGTCTCGGGTCGTTTCTTCAACAGCGGTGCCCGGGGGCTCTCCTCCGACAGGAGCAGCCGGCCTCCGAAATCCAGGGCGATGCCGGTGATGTTGATCCCGAAGAACTCCTTCATCTCGTTCTCGATCAGCGCCGCGTTCAGGTGCAGCCCGGAAATGCTGGGGAGTTCCTCGTCCTTCCCCACCTTTACCGCGAGGCACACGAGATCCGGTTCCTTATGGAAGAAATATTTTACGACGAAGTGCTCTTCCTGGTCCAGACAGACCGCCGTGACCAGACGGCTGTTCTCGTCGAGCAACCGTTGCACCGCGAGGCCGAGTTCGCCCTTGCCCACCGAGATCGTCTCCATAACCGGCTTCACCACCGCCTACTTGATTTTGCTAAGCTTATCCAGCGCCAGCACCACGCCGTCGATGACGGCCTCGGGCCGGGCCGCGCACCCGGGAACGTAGACGTCCACCGGGATCACCTGGTCGATGCCGCCCAGGATGTTGTAGCAGTTGTGGAACACGCCCCCGGTGGCCGTACAAGCCCCGACGGCCATGACCAGCTTCGGGTCGGGCATCTGTTCGTAGAGATTCTTCAGCACTCTGGAGCTGCGCCTGTTCGCCGGGCCGGTCACCACCAAAAGGTCGGCGTGTTTGGGGTTGCCAATGTTTAATATGCCGAATCGCTCGACGTCGTAGTACGGCGTCAGGCAGGCCAGAATCTCGATGTCGCAGCCGTTGCAACTGCCGCAACAGTAGTGGACGATCCAGGGTGACTTCACGCGGGCCTTGCTGATTAATCCCACCGTTCCCTACTCCTCCTTGTGCTACACCCTTGCGCTGCTGAACACGAACTGGATGAGGACGATATTCAGCAGGACCAGCCCGACTCCTTTACCCCAACTGATGGACAACATCCAGGTCCAGCGCACACGGGCGGTGACGTTGTCGACCACGAACTCCAGGAAATAGGCGCCGAGCGCCAGGAGCACCCCCGCCCAAAGCGGCTGGGCCCAGAAGAGGGCCACAAACGCCAGAATCAGGACCAGTTGGTACCAGTGGGCCAGTTCAATAAGGGCCAGGGTGCGGCCCGAATATTCGGTGTACACGCCGCGCACCAGTTCCTGGTGGGCGTGCTCCGAAGCCGAGATATCGAACGGCGACTTGCGGAGCTTGATGCCCAGGGCCACCAAAACGGCCACAAACGCCAGCGGCAGTGTCAACAGGAGCGGTTGGCCGTGCTCCAGCACCCCCGAAACCATGAAGGTGCCGGTCTGAAGAAAGATGGCCACGACCGTCAGCAGAAGGATCGGTTCGTAGGACAGCATCTGCAAAAGTTCCCGGTGCGCTCCGATGTGCGCGTACGGCGAACGGACGCTGTAGGCCCCGAAGGCCAAACAGGCGGCCGCGAAGGCCAGCACGAAAAAGATGATCAACAGGTCCTGGCCGACGAACAGCATAAACACGGTCACCATGGTCAGCAAAAGATAACCCCAGACCCACACCAGCGATGCCCTGTTGGGCAGTGAGGGCGCCTTGCCCCAGAGCTTCAGGAAATCGTAAAACGGCTGCCGTACCGGCGGGCCGATCCGGCCCTGCATCCGGGCGGTGATCCTCCGGTCGACCCCGCGCAGGAAACCGCCCACGAAGGGGGCCAGCACCAGGGCGGCGAGGCCGATCAACAGTTCGGTCAGGCTCACACGATCACCCCCACAAACAGGGCGGCCAGGAGCGCGATTCCGGCTCCGTTCACCCATACATTAAGGCTCCGCTCACCGAACACCCGGCTCCAGTAAAACCCTCCGGTCGCGAGGAGCACCGCCTGGTCGCCCAGCGACGTGAACACCGGTCCGCCGGCTGAGGACGCCTGGTGCTCCCCGCACAGGTAGACCGGACGGATATCCTCGGTGCGCACCCGGACCAGCAGCGCCGGCAGCAGCAGCGCCGCTCCGATCACGACAAAGAGCACCCACGGGGTAAAGAAGCCGAAAGACGTTTTGAGGTGCCACCCCGCCGTATCCAGGGCCGGACTGTAGCCCATCGCCGCTCCGGCCGGATTGATAAGGTAGGACACCAGAGGCGCCGCCAGGACGCTTAAGACTACGCCGCCCGCCAACAGACCGGCCACCACCAGGTAGGAAAGCGACCCCCGCGGCTCGGCCTCCGGCGGTGCGGCCTCCGGAGCCCCCGCCCCGGCGGCCGTGTGGCTCATCAGCCGACCGATCCAGCGGACCCAGAAGACTATCCCGGCCGCGCTGCCGATGACCAGGAAGGCCACCACCAGTGAGAACCAGACGGTAGGTGCGGCGGCCGCGGCCTGGAGGGCGGCCCACTTGGCGAACAGCACCCCGAAGGGCACGAACAGCATCACGACCATTCCGATGATCGCCATCCCGGCCAAGGCCGGCAACCGGGTGACCAATCCCTCCATATCCTCGATATCCCGGCTGTGGATGCTCTGTTCCATAATCCCGACCGCCAGGAACAGGACGCCCTTGACGACGGCGTGGTAGATGATCAGGGCGATCGCCGCGGCTATGGCCAAGCCGGTATTGATTCCGGCGCAACAGATGATCAGCCCCAGGCTGGAGATGGTCGAATAGGCCAACACCCGCTTGGAGACGTTCTGACTGATGGCCAGGACCGAAGTAATCATGAAGACAAAAGCGCCGAACACAGCGATGCCGGCCGAGAGGTACGTTCCCTCGTAGCCCGGCGCCAGGCGGAGCACCAGGTAGACCCCGGCCTTGACCATGGTGCTGGAGTGCAGCAGCGCGGAGACCGGAGTAGGCGCCACCATCGCCCCCAGGAGCCAGCTCTGGAAGGGGACCTGGGCCGCCTTCGTGAAACCGGCGAAGCAAAACAGGGCGAGCGGCAGGAGCATGACCGGGGCCACGGTGCCGAACCCGGTCAAATCGAGCAGCGAGAGCGACCCAGACGCCTGGTACGCGAGGCTCATTCCGGCCACCAGGGCCAGGCCGCCCACCAGGTTCATCCAGAGCGCGCGCAGGCCCGACTGTTCCGCCTCTTCGGTAAGATCGTGCCGGATCAGGTGGTAGCAGCAAAGCGTGGTCAGTTCCCAGAAAAGGAAGAACCACAAGAGGCTGTTGGCGAAGACCACCCCGTTCATCGCGCCCAGAAAACCGACCAGGAAGAAGAAGAAAACGTGCTGCCGTGTGGCCCCGAGCTTCAGGTGCCGCTCGTGGCTCTGCATATAGTTGAGGGCGTACATTACGATCAGGCTGCCGGTCACCGAGATCACCAGGCACATGATCACGGCCAGCAGGTCAATGTGGAAGGCCGGCTGAACCTTGAACCCCGACGGCAGCCAGGCGAACTTGAAGAGGGCGAACAGTACGAGCTGCGTCGCCCCCAGTCCCAACACCAAAAGATGTTTGCGCACCACGCCGACATAAACGAAATACGCCAGCAACACGAGTTCAATAATCAGGATGAGTGAATCCCAGTGTCCGGAGGGGGTGAAGGTCAAAGGTCCGTTTTCGAGGACCTGAACCAGGAGCAGTACGGATGCGGCGATCAAGGCACCCGATGGCAGGATAATCAGAAGCCGCCGCAACCGCTCATCCTTGATCGCCAGACTCGCGGCGGCTGTTGCCACCGGCAACAGGACCAGAACGGCGACCAGACTCTCGCCAGACAACATTTAGCTATTACCCCCCGCCCAAATTTTCATAATAATCAATAAGTTAATTATGAAAAAAATAAAAAAATCTTGCGTTTTTCTTGCTGGGATTAGGCCTTATAAGTTGTATGTTTATGGCTGTTTTTCTATAGTGAAAATATTCTATCTTTTTGCCCTAATCAAGTCAAGCGTTTTCCTGACGAAAAAATGTATTCGACCGGTCCATGGAAGCCAGAATGCAGATATCCCCGACAATCGGGGCGTCGCTAATGTCACCCAGTATATAAGAAGAACCTTTTCCCATACACTGGATGGACTGTGAATTGCTTATTAAA
Coding sequences within:
- a CDS encoding complex I subunit 1 family protein, encoding MSLTELLIGLAALVLAPFVGGFLRGVDRRITARMQGRIGPPVRQPFYDFLKLWGKAPSLPNRASLVWVWGYLLLTMVTVFMLFVGQDLLIIFFVLAFAAACLAFGAYSVRSPYAHIGAHRELLQMLSYEPILLLTVVAIFLQTGTFMVSGVLEHGQPLLLTLPLAFVAVLVALGIKLRKSPFDISASEHAHQELVRGVYTEYSGRTLALIELAHWYQLVLILAFVALFWAQPLWAGVLLALGAYFLEFVVDNVTARVRWTWMLSISWGKGVGLVLLNIVLIQFVFSSARV
- a CDS encoding proton-conducting transporter membrane subunit, which codes for MSGESLVAVLVLLPVATAAASLAIKDERLRRLLIILPSGALIAASVLLLVQVLENGPLTFTPSGHWDSLILIIELVLLAYFVYVGVVRKHLLVLGLGATQLVLFALFKFAWLPSGFKVQPAFHIDLLAVIMCLVISVTGSLIVMYALNYMQSHERHLKLGATRQHVFFFFLVGFLGAMNGVVFANSLLWFFLFWELTTLCCYHLIRHDLTEEAEQSGLRALWMNLVGGLALVAGMSLAYQASGSLSLLDLTGFGTVAPVMLLPLALFCFAGFTKAAQVPFQSWLLGAMVAPTPVSALLHSSTMVKAGVYLVLRLAPGYEGTYLSAGIAVFGAFVFMITSVLAISQNVSKRVLAYSTISSLGLIICCAGINTGLAIAAAIALIIYHAVVKGVLFLAVGIMEQSIHSRDIEDMEGLVTRLPALAGMAIIGMVVMLFVPFGVLFAKWAALQAAAAAPTVWFSLVVAFLVIGSAAGIVFWVRWIGRLMSHTAAGAGAPEAAPPEAEPRGSLSYLVVAGLLAGGVVLSVLAAPLVSYLINPAGAAMGYSPALDTAGWHLKTSFGFFTPWVLFVVIGAALLLPALLVRVRTEDIRPVYLCGEHQASSAGGPVFTSLGDQAVLLATGGFYWSRVFGERSLNVWVNGAGIALLAALFVGVIV
- a CDS encoding YIP1 family protein, with the translated sequence MGTAARIVGMLVNPVRTLEDIIRRPRALTAASLLLATNVLFVLLIWDKILEHSHWLVEHAPPPGVPADELARFAALAPGVAATNALLGPVITWFMIVLLFRILASGAGRAVTFGLLFNLVVFGMVPYVLGLYLDSVVRFFADPQRADYLQLSVSAVYLVPEGVDAKWFPLLNAVNPFTIWGLALASIGGAKLLDLRVARVAVPLLGLWFLLALLRSFSPAAAG
- the nuoB gene encoding NADH-quinone oxidoreductase subunit NuoB, whose translation is MGLISKARVKSPWIVHYCCGSCNGCDIEILACLTPYYDVERFGILNIGNPKHADLLVVTGPANRRSSRVLKNLYEQMPDPKLVMAVGACTATGGVFHNCYNILGGIDQVIPVDVYVPGCAARPEAVIDGVVLALDKLSKIK
- a CDS encoding NADH-quinone oxidoreductase subunit C, with the protein product METISVGKGELGLAVQRLLDENSRLVTAVCLDQEEHFVVKYFFHKEPDLVCLAVKVGKDEELPSISGLHLNAALIENEMKEFFGINITGIALDFGGRLLLSEESPRAPLLKKRPETGDGGID
- a CDS encoding FmdE family protein, encoding MCVQSPWEKALEFHGHVCPGLVIGFRAAEAGLRELGLDPAGAQGADLVCVVENRACAADAVQAVTGCTLGKANLVVADHGKHVYTFARREAGGEAVRVSLTAPVPELEELHAMQEKAFNEPGEENRRAFARKREDISDRLMEMPESELFQVRRVRMEPPVRQRVKCLALCGRCGEYVFEDRAADQGGRVLCPPCAAE
- a CDS encoding nickel-dependent hydrogenase large subunit → MPRMTFPFGPQHPVLPEAIQLKLTVEDERVVEVLPAIGYMHRGIEKAAEKNPYINNVFLCERICGICSFIHGMAYCQTIEEIMEVKVPPRAEYLRVIWSELSRLHSHLLWLGLLADSFGFESLFMQCWRAREIVLDMLEMTTGQRVIQSTCVIGGVRRDIDAEQAARMREMLKTLKPQIDAVIPVFKHDYTIKSRTVGRGVLPKDQAWKLGAVGPTLRGSGGAWDARLTGYAAYGELGFEPMVETDGDSYARTQVRVRETYQAYELVLKALDRLPEGETKVKVKGFPNGEAAIRVEQPRGELFYYALGDGTSHLERLKVRTPTFVNIPALLTMLPGCEIADVPVIVLSIDPCMSCTER
- a CDS encoding 4Fe-4S binding protein yields the protein MPWMIPNIAKNLTGSPATRKYPFEKRPYFPGTRGRLEVDFLTCGYCGLCERVCPAQAIKKIGDKKDPDVTILYKPFACIYCARCVEVCKFGSVKIFEEHTAPADRKLTLGREGEPVDEEFVLNNGF
- a CDS encoding glycosyltransferase family 4 protein, which gives rise to MRVAVFTDSYRPYTSGVVRSIETFSEELLALGHQVYIFAPRYGQVHAREESIFRFYSVPSPTNPGYNIAIPISLRLKGTLKQLKVDIIHVHSPFMLGRLGARCARDLGLPLVFTYHTLYDQYVHYLPVARNLTRKMTQKLSAQFCNRCDMVLVPTWVIGEYIRGLGVQVPVTKLPTGIKIEDFQQGDPRWLRERYGIAAEEKVLLFVGRMGQEKNIDFLLRAYRQVLDGPRKTPVRLVLVGGGPETGNLKLLARALGIGERTVFTGPLAGRDVASCYAGADLFVFASVTETQGLVIGEAKAAGVPAVAVDAFGVAEMVSHGEDGFLTGLSEEAFAERILLLLSDDELHRRMAAAARKNARELSAGVLAAQLESLYRRLIEHPPYLSRVR
- a CDS encoding DegV family protein — protein: MTKSVQIVTDSTADIPAELAERHEIVVVPLKVIFSDEEFYRDGIDLAPEQFFARLAELPASTSQPSPAEFLDVYRPLAEEGREIISIHISAALSGTVHSAQAARALLPDASIDVIDSKLTSIPLGMATLATARAAQAGLDRSEILALLNSILESTGIYFMVDTLEYLQRGGRIGRAQGLLGTLLNIKPLLTLKDGQVTPFDKVRGRAKGLERLAGVLEEAVRQGPVKYGVTHGNTPELFAQLGEKLAARAGSGPDLSCRVGGVIGAHVGPSVIGFSFHRDVGW